The Hydrogenispora ethanolica genome has a segment encoding these proteins:
- a CDS encoding glutaredoxin family protein has translation MNSENIQHQAGRVPGNIFLFTLSTCIWCRKTKQLLQELEIAFDFVELDRLEGTEREEALAELEKWNADRSFPTMVIEGARSIIGFQEAEIREAVGQ, from the coding sequence ATGAATAGCGAAAACATTCAGCATCAAGCTGGCCGGGTTCCGGGGAATATTTTCTTATTCACGCTGAGCACCTGTATCTGGTGCCGCAAAACCAAACAGCTGCTGCAAGAATTGGAGATCGCGTTTGATTTTGTGGAATTGGACCGGTTGGAAGGCACGGAACGGGAGGAAGCTCTGGCCGAATTGGAAAAATGGAATGCGGATCGTTCCTTTCCGACGATGGTGATCGAGGGGGCCCGGAGTATCATCGGGTTTCAGGAAGCCGAGATCCGGGAGGCGGTTGGCCAATGA
- a CDS encoding DNA-3-methyladenine glycosylase I produces the protein MTRCGWAGDDPLYIEYHDREWGVPVHDDIKLFEFLILEGAQAGLSWITILRKRENYRAAFAGFDPAKVASFDAAKVEELLGNPGIIRNRRKIEAAIGNARAFLKVQSEFGSFNEYLWRFNGGKPRQNAWTTLAEVPAQSSESEALSKDLLRRGFRFVGPTICYALMQAVGMVNDHLIDCPQHAECGFLE, from the coding sequence ATGACCCGTTGCGGCTGGGCGGGGGACGATCCGCTCTATATCGAGTATCATGACCGGGAGTGGGGCGTTCCGGTGCATGACGACATCAAACTCTTTGAATTTCTGATCCTGGAAGGAGCGCAAGCCGGCCTCAGTTGGATTACGATTCTCCGGAAACGGGAGAACTACCGCGCCGCTTTCGCCGGATTCGATCCTGCCAAGGTTGCAAGCTTTGATGCAGCCAAAGTCGAAGAGCTCCTGGGAAATCCGGGCATTATCCGCAACCGGCGCAAGATCGAGGCCGCAATCGGCAACGCCCGGGCTTTTTTGAAAGTCCAATCCGAATTCGGCAGTTTCAACGAGTATCTCTGGCGTTTCAACGGCGGGAAACCCCGTCAGAACGCCTGGACGACGCTGGCCGAGGTTCCGGCGCAGAGCTCCGAATCCGAAGCGCTGAGCAAGGATCTGCTGCGGCGCGGCTTTCGCTTTGTCGGTCCCACCATTTGTTATGCTTTGATGCAAGCGGTGGGGATGGTCAACGACCATCTGATCGATTGTCCTCAACATGCGGAGTGCGGCTTTCTGGAATGA
- a CDS encoding clostripain-related cysteine peptidase, whose translation MKKSYGLVFLFVIMFTFSIILTGCGGGGGGNNGNGGGQTYTIALSSNPTEGGTIQKDPDASSYSSGTNVTLTAVGNTGWIFSGWSGDLTGITNPAIIQMNRNKAVVANFTKIKYTLTPNVDGQGTVSETLKSKGTYENGAIVTVKANPSPGWKFDHWTGDLSGDTNPADITMNKDKSITAHFIQEQASVKWNFLVYMDGDNNLEGEAIADLNEMEQIGSTNDVNVLVLLDRSPLYDATNGNWSGTRLYKVTKDNANSSNIVSTMDQDYGEKDMSNPNTLTDFIVYCQQKYPAQHTVLTLWDHGGGVYPRSVRNKNKITKSIGAKDLIKPGASAKGICWDDTTGSDAWSCLTTDEVAQALSQARAATGKKIDVLNFDACVMQMMEQAYEWRNEADYLVGSEESVPGTGNDYDVVLEHLTANPNMTSSFLTTTLVDDFYSYYSKTGENTTYSAINLGSIPSLLRSFSAFATALNNSNDLTNIGKAMAAADYYDYPENIDLYGFANAIPAYCMDTNVKNTAAALKTAISNTVLSHHETGTHAGSSYGVAILFPYSHNQYKAYFGTNQYTTLKLAMDTQWDEFLIKFINSLLGSQDSMKSQISWSSGDCDIAMVEPDGIIYDVTSGSTANGVFSADSTNGGTESYTLRAVHQIGNYWPALVRYSGSGTITLSLTINGVANTYSVNPPADGDYYTVSGVGPYALKSAQPQLVPIGKKALKKK comes from the coding sequence GTGAAGAAAAGTTATGGTTTGGTCTTTCTATTCGTAATAATGTTTACATTTTCTATAATATTGACGGGTTGCGGTGGGGGAGGTGGAGGAAATAATGGTAATGGGGGAGGTCAAACCTATACAATTGCCCTATCAAGTAACCCTACCGAAGGGGGAACAATACAAAAAGATCCTGACGCTTCTTCTTATAGTAGTGGGACCAATGTGACTTTAACTGCAGTTGGCAATACTGGATGGATATTTTCTGGATGGAGTGGTGATCTTACCGGAATAACAAATCCTGCAATAATTCAAATGAATAGGAATAAAGCTGTTGTAGCAAATTTTACCAAGATAAAATATACCCTAACCCCAAATGTGGATGGACAAGGTACAGTTTCTGAAACATTAAAATCAAAAGGGACCTATGAAAATGGCGCAATCGTAACTGTAAAAGCAAATCCTTCCCCGGGATGGAAGTTTGATCACTGGACGGGGGATCTTTCAGGAGATACTAACCCCGCTGATATTACTATGAATAAAGATAAATCCATTACTGCACATTTTATACAGGAACAGGCAAGTGTCAAATGGAATTTTCTAGTTTACATGGATGGCGATAATAATCTCGAAGGAGAAGCTATCGCCGACTTGAACGAGATGGAACAAATCGGTTCGACCAATGATGTCAATGTATTGGTGTTATTGGATCGTAGTCCGTTATATGATGCAACCAATGGAAATTGGTCTGGAACCCGGCTCTATAAAGTTACCAAAGATAACGCTAATAGTTCGAACATCGTTTCAACAATGGATCAAGATTATGGCGAGAAGGATATGTCCAATCCCAACACTCTTACGGATTTTATCGTCTATTGCCAACAAAAATACCCAGCGCAACATACTGTGCTTACACTTTGGGATCACGGCGGCGGGGTTTATCCGCGTTCCGTTAGAAACAAGAATAAGATCACGAAATCAATCGGGGCCAAAGACTTGATCAAACCAGGGGCTTCGGCCAAAGGGATCTGTTGGGATGATACCACCGGCAGCGATGCCTGGTCTTGTTTGACCACTGATGAAGTGGCTCAGGCTTTATCCCAAGCCCGGGCTGCTACCGGAAAGAAGATCGATGTTCTAAATTTTGATGCTTGTGTAATGCAGATGATGGAACAAGCCTACGAGTGGCGAAACGAAGCTGACTATCTGGTCGGTTCCGAAGAATCGGTTCCAGGTACGGGAAATGATTATGATGTTGTACTTGAGCACTTGACCGCCAATCCCAACATGACCTCTTCGTTTTTGACCACGACCTTGGTTGACGATTTTTACAGCTATTATTCAAAAACAGGTGAAAACACGACTTATTCCGCGATCAACTTGGGATCCATTCCTTCGTTGTTGAGGTCGTTTTCGGCCTTTGCCACCGCTTTGAATAATTCCAACGATTTAACAAATATCGGTAAAGCAATGGCGGCGGCGGATTATTATGACTATCCGGAAAACATTGATTTGTACGGATTCGCCAATGCCATTCCAGCGTATTGTATGGATACTAATGTTAAGAACACTGCCGCTGCGTTAAAAACGGCTATTTCCAACACAGTGCTGAGCCATCATGAAACCGGGACCCATGCTGGGTCTTCATACGGGGTCGCTATCCTATTTCCATATAGCCACAATCAATACAAGGCTTATTTCGGAACTAACCAATACACGACATTAAAGCTGGCTATGGATACTCAATGGGATGAATTCCTAATTAAGTTTATAAATTCCTTGCTCGGCAGCCAGGATTCGATGAAATCGCAAATTTCATGGTCATCTGGAGATTGCGATATTGCCATGGTCGAGCCGGATGGTATTATCTATGATGTTACATCGGGGTCAACGGCGAACGGCGTATTTTCGGCGGACTCCACAAACGGCGGCACGGAAAGCTATACCTTGAGGGCAGTCCACCAGATCGGTAACTATTGGCCGGCGTTGGTCCGATATTCCGGTTCGGGAACGATCACTTTATCTCTCACCATTAATGGAGTAGCCAATACTTATTCGGTCAATCCTCCGGCCGATGGAGATTATTATACGGTTTCAGGTGTGGGTCCTTACGCGCTGAAAAGCGCTCAACCTCAGCTTGTGCCTATCGGAAAGAAAGCTCTTAAAAAGAAGTAA
- a CDS encoding DMT family transporter, giving the protein MNASLLKGPIQMLFSAFCFAVMAYFAKLASVNVPGPEVVFFRFLLGVVAAWFLAALGRVDLRTSRRDLLFARGIFGGTAILLYFIAMAKGSMTNSTVLNNTYPIFVTMIAAFFMKERVSVFTWLCLIVSWAGVGLLIHPDLHRIFWPDILALISGILSAFAVLVVRQLRQNGESAWTVFFYLSIFGLLVSLVFAIPVWQWPDATAWLFLLATAVTGLVAQITMTSAYKYCSAATGSILSMTTMVFAAVFGMAWLGEKLSTGEAMGAVLIALGGGAIAWMSNKEQTMK; this is encoded by the coding sequence GTGAACGCTTCTTTATTAAAAGGTCCGATTCAGATGCTCTTTTCCGCCTTTTGCTTTGCAGTAATGGCCTATTTCGCCAAATTGGCTTCTGTGAATGTTCCTGGACCCGAAGTCGTCTTTTTCCGGTTCTTGCTCGGCGTGGTGGCGGCATGGTTCCTGGCCGCGCTGGGACGGGTCGATCTCAGGACTTCCCGCCGTGACCTGTTATTCGCCCGGGGTATCTTCGGCGGTACCGCGATCTTGCTCTATTTTATCGCCATGGCCAAAGGGTCGATGACCAATAGCACCGTCCTGAATAATACCTACCCGATCTTTGTCACGATGATTGCCGCATTTTTTATGAAAGAACGAGTCTCGGTTTTCACATGGCTCTGCCTGATCGTATCCTGGGCCGGGGTCGGCCTGTTGATTCACCCCGATTTGCACCGTATTTTCTGGCCGGATATCCTGGCCTTGATCTCCGGAATTCTCTCCGCCTTCGCCGTTTTGGTCGTCCGGCAATTACGGCAGAACGGCGAGTCGGCGTGGACCGTCTTTTTTTATTTGAGCATCTTTGGCTTGCTGGTTTCATTGGTGTTTGCGATTCCTGTCTGGCAATGGCCGGACGCGACTGCCTGGCTCTTTTTGCTGGCAACCGCGGTGACCGGTCTGGTCGCCCAGATCACGATGACTTCGGCCTATAAGTATTGCAGCGCCGCGACCGGTTCGATTCTCTCCATGACTACCATGGTCTTCGCGGCGGTATTCGGAATGGCCTGGCTGGGGGAGAAACTGAGCACCGGCGAGGCGATGGGAGCGGTTCTGATCGCGCTGGGCGGCGGCGCCATCGCCTGGATGAGCAATAAAGAGCAGACCATGAAGTAG